A portion of the Chryseobacterium tructae genome contains these proteins:
- a CDS encoding helix-turn-helix domain-containing protein, translating into MEVLSNFQYKKLFLPNITEKILANNADIQLYRIENYLKGILMPVIPYRTTFNFIIFVTNGHIKQYLENKEYHAEKGGVIFIKQGTITATVELSDDIEGFFLAYENNILSEQELPKHKSSIFFMTPFLNLDSLTYGTITQLLPIMEQELWLNSLNVNDVVVTMLHLILIKMLSTDSDTHHKSATRPMELSLQFRDLLFKYHVGEKRVAFYADKLSVTESYLNKCVKSVTQKSPKQWINEIDINYSKALLHSSKDIAEIAYELNFHTASHFTQLFKKIAGITPKEYRMQFLSNRVPG; encoded by the coding sequence ATGGAAGTATTATCCAATTTTCAATACAAAAAACTTTTTCTACCCAATATCACGGAGAAAATATTAGCCAATAATGCGGATATACAGCTTTATCGGATAGAGAATTACCTAAAAGGGATTCTGATGCCGGTAATTCCATACCGTACAACTTTCAACTTTATTATTTTCGTGACCAACGGACATATTAAACAGTATCTTGAAAATAAAGAATATCATGCCGAAAAAGGCGGAGTAATCTTTATTAAACAGGGAACTATTACAGCTACTGTAGAATTGTCTGATGATATTGAAGGCTTTTTTCTTGCCTACGAAAATAATATCCTTTCCGAACAGGAATTACCCAAGCATAAAAGCAGTATTTTCTTTATGACCCCTTTTCTGAATCTGGACAGTTTAACATATGGAACGATTACCCAGCTTCTCCCTATCATGGAACAGGAACTTTGGCTGAATAGTTTGAATGTAAATGATGTTGTAGTCACTATGCTGCACCTGATTCTGATCAAAATGCTGAGTACAGATTCAGATACCCATCACAAATCTGCCACGCGTCCGATGGAGTTGTCGCTTCAGTTCCGGGATCTTTTATTTAAATATCACGTGGGAGAAAAACGGGTTGCCTTCTATGCTGATAAATTATCCGTAACAGAAAGCTATCTGAATAAATGTGTGAAAAGTGTGACCCAAAAATCACCAAAGCAATGGATCAACGAGATTGATATCAATTACAGTAAGGCATTGCTGCATTCCAGTAAAGATATTGCTGAAATTGCTTACGAGCTGAACTTTCATACCGCGTCCCATTTTACCCAGCTTTTCAAAAAAATTGCAGGGATTACGCCAAAGGAATACAGAATGCAGTTTTTGAGTAATAGAGTTCCGGGGTAG
- a CDS encoding DNA topoisomerase IB → MEEKNTDLEIISHLKPSKIVKIMKDPEASAKAVHLIYTTDAETTGITRKKAGKKYSYYKDGEKIRDKNEITRINKLVIPPAWENVWICALENGHLQATGFDVKKRKQYRYHSLWSALRNHTKFYRMLQFGYALPGIRLHIEQDLALRNFEKRKILALIVSLMQRTNIRIGNNVYEKLYGSFGLTTLKDKHVEIKGQKITFSFKGKKSIMHHVDLRSKRLAKLVQKCKDIPGKELFQYLDDEGNRHSIDSGMVNDYIKEISGDDFTAKDFRTWSGTVNALIAFREIGYAENDTQYKKKVKEALDIVAEHLGNTSAVCRKYYVHPLVINLYENNTIKKYLDELEVIEENDGKADLTKEEKLVIKILENEKL, encoded by the coding sequence CTGCAAAGGCGGTACATCTTATTTATACCACCGATGCAGAAACCACCGGAATTACCCGTAAGAAAGCTGGAAAAAAGTATTCTTATTATAAGGATGGAGAAAAGATCCGGGATAAGAACGAAATCACCAGAATTAATAAGCTGGTTATTCCTCCTGCTTGGGAAAATGTTTGGATTTGCGCTTTAGAAAATGGCCATCTTCAGGCAACAGGTTTTGATGTTAAAAAAAGAAAGCAATACCGCTATCATTCTTTATGGAGCGCTTTAAGAAATCACACAAAATTCTACAGAATGCTTCAGTTCGGCTATGCTTTACCAGGCATCAGGCTTCATATTGAACAAGATCTTGCCTTAAGAAATTTTGAAAAGCGGAAAATACTTGCCCTGATTGTAAGTCTCATGCAGAGAACCAATATTCGTATTGGTAATAACGTCTATGAAAAACTGTACGGTTCATTTGGGCTGACTACTTTAAAGGATAAACATGTTGAAATCAAAGGTCAAAAAATAACTTTTTCATTTAAAGGAAAAAAGAGCATTATGCACCATGTAGATCTCAGAAGTAAAAGATTGGCAAAACTGGTACAAAAATGTAAGGACATTCCCGGCAAAGAACTTTTCCAATATCTGGATGATGAAGGAAACCGACATTCTATAGATTCCGGGATGGTGAATGACTATATCAAAGAAATAAGTGGTGATGATTTTACAGCCAAGGATTTCAGAACCTGGTCAGGCACGGTAAATGCTTTGATCGCTTTCAGAGAAATCGGGTATGCAGAAAACGATACTCAATATAAAAAGAAAGTAAAGGAAGCACTGGATATTGTTGCTGAACACCTGGGGAATACCAGTGCTGTGTGTAGGAAATATTATGTTCATCCTTTAGTCATCAATCTTTACGAAAACAATACGATCAAAAAATATCTTGACGAACTGGAAGTCATTGAAGAAAATGATGGAAAGGCAGACTTAACGAAGGAAGAAAAGCTAGTGATTAAGATTCTGGAGAATGAGAAGTTGTAG